TTCTTCTTATTATACGATTTAACGGTATCGGTACACCAGTTGAATATGTAACATCCAAACTTTCTTAATAGAAAAAAACCATCTTCCACATTGCATGTGAAAATATGGTTTTTTCGTGTTATTTTATATATTCTGCTACCCGATTGCGTCCTTCTCGTTTCGCCCCAATATACAATGCTCGATCGGCATTTCGAATAAGCGACATTCCTTCATCACTATCCTCTGGAGCTGTTGAAATCCCAATACTCGCAGTAATAGTCACTTCTTGTATTTGAGGTCGATCCGCTAGTCCCATATTAATCGCAAATGGTGTTTCTTCAATTACTTTTCGAAGTCTTTCTGCTAGTTCCAATGTTTTTTGTTTGGACATATTAGGAAGAAGAACGACAAATTCCTCTCCGCCATAGCGTGCAAGAGTGCCTAGCTCTCCTAACTCCCTTTCAAGAAGACGAGAGAAAGCGACTAGTATTTCATTTCCACTTTGATGACCATACGTATCATTGATCATTTTAAAATGGTCAATATCTAACATCATTAATGATAATTGTCGTAGCTTTCCATTTAATAACTTATTCATTTCAAGCTCTAAACAATGATCAAAGTAGCGATAATTATATAGTTTTGTAAGACCGCACCGTTCGCTCTTAGACACTGCATCTTCCACGTACTTCGCTTTTTCTAAGGAAACAGCAAAATAGCTACATAATAGCTGTAAAATCTGAAGTTGATGCGTTTCAAAGGCAAATTTCTTCGTCGAGGCTAACAAGAAAACTCCTTCGATTCGTTGGTTACGGCTTATGGGAACAGCCATAATGCTTTCCACATTATCTGGTAAATACGTAAGTGGAATATGATTCCATTCTGAACGTGTGTGATACAAGTAAGATTTGTCTTTTTTCCAGACCCTTCCTGGTATCGAATTGACTAAATCCTTTGATGAAACAATAGGTTTTGCTTCTTGACCATTTACGTAAGCGAACATCACGTACATTTCATCTGATTTTCTTCTAATATCCACTATATACGAGAACTCGGTGGGAAATAATTCGTTCACGCGTTGTAAGAAAATATTAAAGATCTCATCCACAGTATGTTTACCTGCGAGTTGTTGACCAATTTCACTTGCGACATTTAAATCGTCATTAATCTTCTCAGAGCTGTTATACATCCGTACTACTAGTGATATCATCACAAATGGAATACCAAGAAGTAAGAATCCAATGACTCCTACATGCAGATTTAGTAAATAAAGCATAATTCCAAATGGAAGAGTGATGACCATTCCTGCGTAATCCCATAAAGTATCGATACTCATAAATTTGGCATCTGGATCTTTAAAATATTTTAAATAACCAAATAAAAATAAATGGTTGGCAAACATATTCACAAGTTGGAATATAACGGAGTACAACAAAATACTTCCAATTTGGGCATTTTCTCGATCAAATCCAAGGGAATAGACTGCTAAACCACTGACAACCGAAACGGAAAAGAACATAAGTGAGTTGAAAAACATCCGATAAAATTCATCTTTTGAAAATAATTTCAAATAAAAGAATAAGGGAATAATCGCAATCTGCATGACAATCATTTCAACTAGAATTCCATATTGCAAAAAGACCGCTAAGTTGACCCACTGAATCAACATAATAGTTGTTCCTGCAACTTTAAATGGAAGAATAGATGCAAGTAAAGCCAATGCTACATATGCGAGTAAGATGCCCCAGTTCACTTCATCTGGACGGTCGAACTGAAAAAGAGAATACGTGGAAATCGGCACTATTGCTATCCACATAATGATAAAACCGATCCGTTGACCCCAAGTCACTTCCATAGTCTCTCTCCTTAGTTCAAAATGTTTACAATATTTTCACTTTATCAGAATAAAAATGATTTGTCATTCAGTTTTTTCCGATTTTTTGAACAATCGAATGGTTTCTTGATAAATCTCTGCCAGTAAATAAAGAGATCCTACAACAATAGTCACATTTTCTTCTTGAAGCGATAGTGTCATCGCCTCAAAAGGGTTGTGGATGACTTGTTTGTATGTAGCATGTGAGAGCTCGGCTAATTCTTCTGGTTTTCTTGAACGTTCCTCTTGGAATGAAACAAAAGTGAATGTTGTACTGACTGTTTCTAAAGACCGTAACATGGCAGAAGCATCTTTTCCTTGAATCATTCCGACAATAAAATGCACGTTGTTTTCTAGTCCCAGTTCTTGAATCGTCTCCACTAATTTTTCGATACTTGCAGGGTTATGTGCGCCGTCTAAATAAAGGCGATCATTGACTTTTTCAAACCGAAGAGGCATATGTATGGTGGCTAATACCTGTTCTGCTACTTCCTGTTGGAAAGAAAATCCTAACGAAGTAGATAGGAGTTGTACAGCAAATAAGGCTAATGCTGCGTTCTGACGCTGGTGCTTACCGTTAAGCGACAAAGCCCCATGATAAGGAGGTACTTCATTCCCAAAAACAAATAGATCTGACTGATTCTCACGCGCGTAGTCACGAACAACTTTCATGGCATCCTTTTGAAGTGGCCCGCAAATAACAGGACGGTTTGACTTAATGATGCCTGCTTTATGTGTCGCGATTTCCGACAAAGTTGTGCCTAAAAAACGTTCGTGATCCTTTGCGATGCTAGTAATGACACTGACGAGCGGTGTGACAACATTCGTACTATCTTCCAATCCTCCCATTCCAGTTTCAATGACTGCTACCTCAATATTCGCATGTCGAAAAGTAAGGAACGCAACACACGTCAGTAATTCAAAATCTGTCAGCTTCCCGCTAAGATTTGTCCTAGATATTTCTTCGAAGGCTTCATTTAGTTCTTTTTCGGTAACATCGTTTAATCCTACTTGAATCTGATCATGGACATCCACGAAACTTGGAGAAAAAAATGCCCCTACGCGTTTCCCATGAGCAAGTAAAAGTTGCTGGATCATTTTCACGGTTGACCCTTTTCCGTTCGTTCCTGCCACATGAATCACTTTAATAGCACGTTCAGGATGACCAAGCACTTTCATCGCCTCCTGCATGGAAGTCAAGCCTGGCTTGATCTCTGGACTACTTTGAATTTGCCACTGTTCTTTATAAAGATTAAATTTTGGTATCACTATCCACACCGCTTTCTTTTCGTGCTACTATCACAATATGGTGTAATTATACACTTAATCAGGAGGGCGAACGATGCGTACGTGTTGGATAATTTACAATGGCAGTTTACAATCAGAAAAGTTTATTGATCAAGCCCATTTAGTGGGAGAAGCGGCTACGAAAGTTGGCATTCAACCTATCTTTTTACGAAATTATGAAGTTCAAATGGATCTTCAGGGGACGATTAGTTCTCCTCCTGACTTTGTCATCATGTTAGACAAAGATATATTACTCGCAAATTATTTAAAATTAGCAGGAATACCTGTATTTAATGATCCGGATGTTATTGAACGCTGTGACAATAAAGCTAAGCAGTATTTAACACTTGCAGCTCATCACATTCCAATGCCAAAGACAATTCTTGCTCCGAAAGTGTACCCCGATTTCACCATTGAGGAGTCTGGCTATTACGACACGATATTACATGATTTAGGTCTCCCGATGATTATTAAAGAAGGAAAAGGATCGTTTGGGATGAAAGTATATTTAATCGAAACGAAAGAGCAATTTATGGAAAAAGTTCGAGCACTCCGTGGAATCGATTATGTATTTCAGGAGTTTATCGCTTCAAGTCGTGGCAGGGATATTCGAGTGAATGTCGTGGGAAATGAAGTTGTTGCCGCGATGTATCGCTATTCTGAAACTGATTTCCGTGCAAATATTACAAACGGTGGAAAAGCACTTCGCATTGAGTTAACCGAAAACCAACAAGAAACGGCGATTGCTGCTGCAAAAGCTGTTGAAGCGGAATTTGCCGGTGTAGATTTATTATTTGGTGAAAATGAAGAACCCATTGTATGTGAAGTCAACGCCGCAGCGCATATTCGGAACATATACACTGTCACTGGGATTAATGTTGCCGATTCTATGATTGCTTACATTCAAAGAAAATTAGCAGCGGTTCAATCATGAAGGCTGCATTAGTATATGAAGAAACAGAAGCGATTCGGAATCAAGATTTTATCAATCGTCTCATTGGAGAAGCTTCTAAACACTCCATATCTATGTCACTAATTCGAGATGGTAAAGATGAGATTCCAGAAGATGTCGATTTTGTTTTTTTTCGAATGAGAAACCCGAAACGATCTCAAGAACTTGAAGCGAAAGGATATTACTTGGTGAATCGTTCTCAAGTAAATGTCCTCGCAAATGACAAATGGAAATCGTACCAACTTGCATTGTTGCAAAACATACCAGTTGTTCCGACGCTTCTCTGGAAAGAAAATACAACTCTTTCCTTTCCGTGTGTTGTAAAAAGCAGGTATGGCTATGGTGGTTCAGATGTATTTTTACTGCAATCGTCCGAGGATTATCAACATCTAAATATTCCTTTTTCCTTTGAAGAAGCTATTGTTCAGCCTTACATCGAAACAAACGCAACCGATATTCGTGTATTTATGATTGGCGAAGAGGTTCAAGGTGCTGTTAAACGACAAGGAAAGGACTCCTTTAAATCCAATTACTTACTGGGTGGTTCGGTGGAAACCTTTAGTTTAGCATCATGGCAAATTGATCACGTAACAACATTAGCGAAAGCCATTAAAAGTGATTATGTCGGATTTGACTTCTTGCTGCTCGAGGATGGAACGTGGTTATTTAATGAAATGGAAGATCCGGTGGGTGCGAGATCGTATTACGCAACAACGGGTATAGATATTGCTGTTCCGATAATGGAACATATTTATACAAAACTAAGTAAGTAAGCGATGCGACCAATTTCGATTGGTCGTTTTTTTATAAAGAATCGATCTTCTTGCCCCGAGAATCGATCGCCTCAACCAGAGAATCGATCGGCCCCCCTTTTCCTACCTCCAAACATAAAGAAACTCCCCATCCGAAGTGGATTGAGAGTTTCTCATCGCTATGCTAAGTTTTTCAATTCGTCAATTCGTTTTTGGACTGCTTCGAATTTTTCAAGGTAGTCTTTTTCTTTCGCACGCTCTTCCGCGACAACTGCTTCTGGTGCTTTTGAAACGAAACGTTCATTTGAAAGTTTACCTTGTACAAGTTTTACTTCTTTTGCCCATTTTTCCAGCTCTTTTTCTAGACGTGCTGTTTCACTTACTACGTCAATTAATCCTACTAATGGCAAGTAGATTTCTACTCCTGTAACGACGGATGACATTGCCTGCTCTGGAGCTTGCAAGTCTTTACCAATCACAAGAGGTTCTGGATTACAGAATTTTTCTAGATAAATCGCATTTTCCTGTAAGATTGATTCTGTTTGATCGTCTTTTGCAGAAAGGTACAGCGGAACTTTCTTGCTCATTGGTGTTTGAACTTCTGCACGAATTGTCCGTACTGCACGAATAATTTCAGATAATACTTTCATATCTGCTGCTTTTTCTGGATTCGATAAAGCTGGATCTGCTACTGGCCACGGGGCAACTGTAATAGACTCACCTTGATGCGGAAGCTTTTGCCAAATCTCTTCTGTAATGAAAGGCATGAATGGATGCAATAAGCGCATTGTTTGATCTAAAACATATGCTAATACAGAGCGTGTCATTTGTTTCGCTTGTTCATTTTCACCATAGAGTGGTAATTTAGACATTTCAATATACCAATCACAGAAATCATCCCAAATGAAATTATAAAGTGTACGACCAACTTCTCCGAATTCATATTTATCGGATAGTTTTGTCACTTGCTCGATTGTTTCATTCAAACGAGTCAAAATCCATTCATCAGCTACAGATTTTTCGCCTTGTAATGAAATATCTTCATAGCTCATGCCTTCAATATTCATTAAAACAAATCGGGAAGCATTCCAAATTTTGTTTGCGAAATTCCAAACAGATTCCACTTTTTCTATGGAGAAGCGCAAATCTTGTCCTGGTGAAGAGCCGGTAGATAAGAAATAACGTAGGGAATCCGCTCCGTATTGATCGATAACATCCATTGGATCGACACCATTTCCGAGCGACTTAGACATCTTACGTCCATCCTCTGCACGTACAAGTCCGTGAATGAGAACATCGTCAAAAGGACGTTTCTGTGTAAATTCAAGTCCTTGGAAAATCATGCGTGATACCCAGAAGAATATAATATCGTATCCTGTTACTAAAACATCCGTTGGGTAGTAACGTTTAAACTCTTCACTCAACTCATCTGGCCAACCCATAGTGGAAAATGGCCATAGTGCAGAAGAAAACCACGTATCTAACACATCTTCGTCTTGCTTCCAGTTTTCACTATCTTTTGGCGCATCGCTTCCAACATAAATTTCACCAGTCTCTTTATGGTACCAAGCTGGAATTCGATGGCCCCACCATAATTGACGAGAAATACACCAATCACGAATATTTTCCATCCAACGTAAATACGTATTCTCAAAACGATTTGGTACAAAGTTTACTTTTTCAGCACCAGCTTGTAGTTTAATTGCTTCATCTGCGAGTGGTTGCATTTTAACAAACCATTGTGTAGATAAATATGGTTCGACTACTGCACCACTGCGTTCTGAATGTCCAACCGAATGTAAGTGTTCTTCGATTTTGAATAAAACACCCATGTCTTGTAAATCGCTTACGATTTGTTTACGACACTCAAAACGGTCCATTCCTTCGTACTTACCTGCACGTTCATTCATTGTACCGTCTTCATTCATTACTAAAACACGTTCTAAATTGTGACGATTCCCAATTTCAAAATCATTCGGATCGTGAGCAGGGGTAATTTTCACTGCACCGCTTCCAAATTCCATATCTACGTAGTCATCTGCGATAATTGGAATTTCTCGTCCAGTTATCGGCAGTTTTACCGTTTTTCCAATTAAGTGTTGATAGCGCTCATCTTCTGGGTGTACCGCTACAGCAGTATCTCCGAGCATGGTTTCAGGTCGAGTTGTGGCGATTTCGATTGAATCCGTGCCATCTGCTAGTGGATATCGCATATGATAAAATGCACCCTGTACGTCTTGATAAATAACTTCGATATCAGATATCGCGGTTTTTGTTGCTGGATCCCAGTTAATGATATATTCTCCGCGATAGATGAGTCCTTTTTCATACAATTTCACGAAAACTTCTTGTACAGCTGTTGAGAGCCCTTCATCTAGCGTAAATCGTTCACGTGAATAGTCTAGACCTAGTCCTAATTTAGACCATTGTGCACGAATGTGAGAAGCATACTCTTCTTTCCATTTCCACGTTTCTTCTAAAAAGTTCTCCCGGCCAAGATCATAACGAGTTGTACCAGTTGCACGTAGTTTTTCTTCTACTTTAGCTTGTGTCGCAATCCCGGCGTGGTCCATCCCAGGAAGCCACAAAGCATCATACCCTTGCATCCGCTTCATTCGTACTAAAATATCTTGAAGAGTTGTATCCCATGCATGGCCTAAATGTAGTTTCCCTGTTACGTTCGGTGGTGGAATGACAATTGTAAAAGGTTCTTTATCGCTAGTAGGATCCGCTTCGAAAAATTTTCCTTTTAACCACCACTCATAACGACCTTGTTCAATTGCTTTAGGATCGTATTTGGTTGCTAAGTTTGTTTCTTCTGACATGGTTGTTCCTCCTCTGTCTTATCACTCATTTTTTTGGAAAACAAAAACTCCCTCGCCTTATGTTACATAAGGACGAAGGAGTTCGATTCGCGGTACCACCTTAATTCGCAGCTTTAATAAGCTACGCACTTCATAGAAATAACGGCTTTCCACCGGTTTTTGCTACTATATTCACAAAAACAGCTCCCGGGTGACATTCAATGATGTTTCAGTAGGGATTCACACCATTCTCCCCTCTCTTTAACTGAACACAAAATTTACTATCCCGATCAAAGCAATTTCGATATGTCATTCTGTTGATTGAAATTATTGTACCCGAAGTATTCCTGCTTCGTCAAGTAAAGGAAAGGAGTTGATCTTATGCGAAGATATAATCCTCATCTGCTGCCTCCATGGTTACGAAAATGTCGCTTTTATTGTAAAGATATTTGTGTACCAATCTTTTGTTTTCAATTTATACGGGTAATTTTTATTCCAACGACATTAGACGTATTTCTGCTTATTATTCTGTTGTTTCTTGTTTTCGCTTTTCACCACGATATGTTGTGAGAAAACTTTTGGAATATGATTCTTTTAATCGATGAAATGGTAAGTCCTTTTTACTAACTCTCGGATAGTCGCAATGGACAACTGCACCGATTTCTACTAGAGCGTTCTCCTTTACACTTACAACCGGATCTTCTATTCGTAACGCTGGTGCTTGTTCCGAGGGTGGGCATTCAACATATAAAGGGATTGCGTACTCAAAATAACCCACTCCATTTTTAATAAAGTCAATATCCTCAATTACGATGCCAGCTTCCCTCTCGGATGGTTCTTGTGCTTCCCGAATGTTAATTTCACAAGATAAATGATAAATTCCTTTCGCTTTCCATGCATCCTCACTTTTTTCCCAACTCGTAACGGGTACAATGCGACATGAGACAACTTCCGTTATTTCACCAATTTCTGGTACTAAACAACACGTTTCTTTTAATTCAAAAGAATAATTCAACAAAACCCCTCCTCTCATCAAATGTATGAGAAGAAGGGTTTTTTCATGTTTATTTCGCTAGTTTTTCAAAAACTTTTTCAAATGCTTGGACTGTTTTTTCAATATCTCCCTCTGTATGTGCAGTGGACAAAAACATTCCTTCAAATTGAGATGGAGGTAAATATACTCCCTCTTCTGCCATTAAACGATAGACATCCGCAAAAAGTGTTAGATCCGCCGTTTTTGCTTGATCGTAATTGGTTACTTTTTCATTCGTGAAGAAGAACCCAATCATTGAACCGGCACGATTTACACGATGAGGAATGTTATACGTAATCGCAGCTTTTTTGAAACCTTCTTCTAATAAATCTGCTAAATGATGAAAATGATCATAACTTTCCGGTGTTAACTTGGACAACGTAGCTAATCCTGCTGCCATCGCTAGAGGATTTCCTGATAATGTTCCCGCTTGATAAATGGGTCCACTTGGAGCAATCTGTGACATAATTTCTTTCTTCCCACCATATGCACCAACAGGAAGGCCACCGCCGATTACTTTCCCAAGACACGTCATATCCGGTTTCACATTATAGTATCCTTGGGCACAGTTGTATCCCACACGGAATCCAGTCATCACTTCATCAAAGATCAGAACGCTTCCGTACTGAGTTGTAACTGCACGAAGGTGTTCAAGGAATCCTTTATTCGGTGGAACAACTCCCATGTTACCTGCTACTGGCTCGACGATTACTGCAGCAATATCATCCCCAAAGCGCTCAAATACTGCAGTGATTGCAGCATCATCATTATAAGGAACAGTGATGGTATTTTGAGCAATCGATTCAGGAACCCCTGGGCTATCTGGTAATCCAAGTGTTGCAACTCCTGACCCTGCTTTGATTAATAAACTATCACCATGTCCATGGTAACAACCTTCGAATTTCACAATTTTGTTTCGACCAGTGTATCCACGAGCTGCACGCAGTGCACTCATCGTAGCTTCTGTACCGGAAGAAACCATTCGAATCATTTCCATAGATGGAACTCGCTCTTGTACAAGCTTAGCCAATTCTGTTTCAATTAACGTTGGTGCACCAAAACTAGTACCGCTAACTGCCGTCTCTTGAATTGCTTTTACTACATCCTCATCTGCATGCCCTAAAATAAGTGGTCCCCATGACAGGACATAGTCAATGTATTCATTCCCATCGATATCTATCATCTTTGAGCCTTTACCTGATTGAATGAATATTGGGTCCATATTAACCGATTTAAATGCACGTACTGGGCTATTAACGCCACCAGGCATATATTCTTTTGCTTCTTTAAAGGCAGCTATCGATTTGCTATAATCTCGGGTCATTTTGCTCCTCCTAACCATTTCGCAGCATCTTTCGCATGATACGTCATAATTAAGTCTGCTCCAGCTCGTTTCATACTAGTTAATGTTTCTAACACAATCCGTTCTTCGTCAATCCATCCGTTCGCTGCTGCTGCTTTGATCATGGCATATTCTCCACTCACATTATAGGCAACAAGAGGTAACACAAAATTGTTTTTCACATCACGTACAATATCCAAGTAAGAAAGTGCTGGTTTTACAATTAAGAAATCCGCGCCCTCTTCGACATCAGAAGCAGCTTCTCTCATTGCTTCTAAGCGATTTGCTGGATCCATTTGATACGTTTTACGGTCCCCAAATTGAGGTGTGCTATTCGCAGCATCGCGAAACGGACCATAATAGGCACTCGCATATTTCACCGCGTAAGACATAATAGGAATATGTTCATACCCAGCCTCGTCTAAACCGTAACGTATTGCTGCAACAAAACCATCCATCATATTGGAAGGTGCAATTATATCAGCACCTGCTTTTGCTTGTGCTACCGCAGTTCGTGCTAATAAATCAAGCGTAGGGTCATTTAACACTTTTCCATTTTCAATTACACCACAATGACCATGGTCGGTATATTCACATAAACATGTGTCTGCAATAACCATTAAATCTGGATGACGATCTTTCGCAAATCGAATTGCTTCTTGGACAATTCCATGATCATGGAATGCTTGTGATCCAATTGCGTCTTTCTCGTGTGGAATACCAAATAAAATCACAGAAGGAATGCCAAGTCGAACTACCTCGTCTAATTCTTCTCCTAGATGGTCTAATGAAAATTGGAATACTCCTGGCATGGAAGCAATGGGGTTTTTGATGTTATCGCCTTCTGCAACAAAAATTGGATAAATGAAATCATCCACGTGTAAACTTGTTTCTTTTACCATTCGACGCAACGTTTCAGTATGTCGTAATCTTCTATGTCTTGAGAATTGTAAATTCATCATTCATCCTACTTTCTATATACGATTTCCTGCAGAATATTCTCCCACGTAAATTTTTCAGGTTGATACGTTACGTGATAGCCGATTTCACGTAACGCTTTTGTCGTGACATTTCCAATGGAAGCCAATTCAATGGTTGAATCGATTGGTAATACCTTCTGAAGCTGACGGGCAGCTGAAGGACTACCCAAAACGACTATAATCGCAGATGATTTGTTTTCTGCTATGGTTGTACGGAATTTTTTTAATTCCGCAGGATTGCTTGTCGTGTTGTATATCTCCCACTCATCCACCTCGGACGGTAATTTTGTAGGAATAAGATCACTCGCCAAATTTCCTTTTACGAAAAGGACTCGTTTCGTCGTATATGGAAATTCTTCTACGAAAGTCGTCGCGTTATAGGTGGATGGCATAAAAGAAATAGTATATCCAAGTGTTTCTAATTTCGTTTTCGTTTTTTCTCCGACAACTGCGATTTTTGCATGAACAGGTCTGTTAGCTACAATTGCATGAAAGATGCGAACGGCATGTCCACTTGTGAAAATAATCCACTCATACTCCTTCCAATGTTCATTCACAAAATCAGGTACCGCATGTGAAGTTGGAGAAATTTGAATCAGAGGGTGACGCACGGTACGCGCACCAAGATCGGATGCTTTCTGTATCACTGTTTGAGGAACCGATGTTCCCGTAAAAATAATCAAGTGATTTGCAAGCGGGAAGGAATTAGACATTTAAATCTGCCTTTACTTGCTGGATTAGATCATATGCACCTTCTGCAGAAATTTTCGCAGCAATTTCTTTTCCAAGTTCTACCGGATTTTCTCCCTTCGTAGATTCCTTGTAGAAGACGTCACCTTCAGGTGAAGCAACTAATCCCGTAAAGGTAATTTCATTGCCATCGGTTGTCGCAAATCCTGCGATTGGTACTTGACAGCCGCCATCCATTTTGTGTAAAAAAGAACGTTCTGCTTGTACAGCTTTCCATGTCGCTTCATCTGTTAATTTTGCAAGTGATGCTAATAGCTCTACATCATCTTCGCGACATTCAATCGCTAAAGCACCTTGACCTACTGCTGGCAAACAAATATCCGTAGATAAGTACTCAGTTACCACGTCTTGACTCCAACCTAAGCGATTTAAACCAGCTGCTGCTAAAATAATCGCATCAAAATTTTCGTTTTTTAACTTATTTAGTCGAGTATCCACATTTCCCCGAATCCATTGAATTTCCAAATCCGGTCTAACTTGAAGCAACTGTGCACTTCGACGTAATGAACTTGTCCCAACTACTGCACCTTTAGGCAAATCCATTAGTTTCACATGATTGTTCGCTATGTAAGCATCGCGAGCATCTTCGCGTGGAGGAACACATCCTATGACAAGACCATCTGGTAATTCAGAAGGCATATCTTTCATGCTATGCACAGCAAAATCTATTTCTTTCGAATAGAGAGCTTGCTCAATTTCTTTCACAAATAGCCCTTTACCTCCTACTTTTGATAGTTGTACATCAACAATCTGATCACCTTTTGTCACAATTTCTTTAATATCAAATTCAAAAGGAGCTCCAGATTTCTTCATTTCTTCTATAAACCACTTTGTTTGGGTTAATGCTAATTTACTTCTACGTGATCCAACAATAATTTTACGCAATGTGAACATCCTTTCTATAACCAAAAATGAAACTCAGACAGACGACTTCCTAAGAAAAAGTTTAATAGAACAACTAAAAATGCATAAATATGTGCCCATGCATATTGTGTCCCTAGTAACGCATTTTTATGGTGCCGATATAATATAACACTATAAAAAATGAGCAGAATAAATGATCCGACAATTTTCATATCAAACAACGAAAAGGAATCAAGTGATAAATAAGCCCATTGCATACCTAATATGAGACTAAGTAATAACGATGGAATACCAATTATCATCGAAATGGTCATTCCTTTTTCCGTTTGATCTAGCGACGGCAAATTTCTCCATTGAATAGTCCATTTTTTCTTTTTTAATAATCGATATAAAAGTTGATACAACACGGAAAAAACAAACGATAATGAAAATGCGACATAGGAAATGATCGCAAACGTCACATGGATGAATAATAGCTCCGAAACTAAATTTTCACCGACTGGTGAGCGCTCGAGTTGAACTGGTGCAAACGTATGAATCATCATCATGACAAAACCAATAATATTTAACGAAAAAACGAGAATTTTCACCTTATACGTTAAATGTAACACAAGCGATAAGGTGATCAATAACCAAGCGTAAAAGTAAATCCCCTCAAAGAGTGTCAAGATGGGAAATCGATTGGTCTCCATCATATATAAAACGAGAAAGATAGACTGTAATACCCATACAATGGATACTAGGTAAAATCCATATTTCTCTGCACGCTTATTTTGATAGAAGAAATCGAGAAAGTATAAAACGAGGCTGATTGCGTATAGAACGACCATACCTTCATGCAATCTTGCCATGGTGATGTCTGTCACTTAGATTCCTCCTTCCACATAAAAAAGGCGTTTCGCAATGACAGTGTATCCTGCTTTTACGAAAACGCCTCCTTTGTTGTATCTTTTCAATCGTCCCTTGTTCATTCATTTTAATGGGTATAAATTAATAAATCCACTCTGCACTTTTTTGAGCCGTTGTTTCATCAGCCTTTTGAGCTTGGCGAACCTTTTCCAGCTCTTGTTGCCGTTTCTTTTCTACTTGAACTTCCTCTTCTATCCCAAAAATTTGTTGGAATAAAGCCAGTTGTTCATTAGCTTGCGAACTATTTGC
The Paenisporosarcina cavernae genome window above contains:
- a CDS encoding valine--tRNA ligase gives rise to the protein MSEETNLATKYDPKAIEQGRYEWWLKGKFFEADPTSDKEPFTIVIPPPNVTGKLHLGHAWDTTLQDILVRMKRMQGYDALWLPGMDHAGIATQAKVEEKLRATGTTRYDLGRENFLEETWKWKEEYASHIRAQWSKLGLGLDYSRERFTLDEGLSTAVQEVFVKLYEKGLIYRGEYIINWDPATKTAISDIEVIYQDVQGAFYHMRYPLADGTDSIEIATTRPETMLGDTAVAVHPEDERYQHLIGKTVKLPITGREIPIIADDYVDMEFGSGAVKITPAHDPNDFEIGNRHNLERVLVMNEDGTMNERAGKYEGMDRFECRKQIVSDLQDMGVLFKIEEHLHSVGHSERSGAVVEPYLSTQWFVKMQPLADEAIKLQAGAEKVNFVPNRFENTYLRWMENIRDWCISRQLWWGHRIPAWYHKETGEIYVGSDAPKDSENWKQDEDVLDTWFSSALWPFSTMGWPDELSEEFKRYYPTDVLVTGYDIIFFWVSRMIFQGLEFTQKRPFDDVLIHGLVRAEDGRKMSKSLGNGVDPMDVIDQYGADSLRYFLSTGSSPGQDLRFSIEKVESVWNFANKIWNASRFVLMNIEGMSYEDISLQGEKSVADEWILTRLNETIEQVTKLSDKYEFGEVGRTLYNFIWDDFCDWYIEMSKLPLYGENEQAKQMTRSVLAYVLDQTMRLLHPFMPFITEEIWQKLPHQGESITVAPWPVADPALSNPEKAADMKVLSEIIRAVRTIRAEVQTPMSKKVPLYLSAKDDQTESILQENAIYLEKFCNPEPLVIGKDLQAPEQAMSSVVTGVEIYLPLVGLIDVVSETARLEKELEKWAKEVKLVQGKLSNERFVSKAPEAVVAEERAKEKDYLEKFEAVQKRIDELKNLA
- the hemL gene encoding glutamate-1-semialdehyde 2,1-aminomutase, whose protein sequence is MTRDYSKSIAAFKEAKEYMPGGVNSPVRAFKSVNMDPIFIQSGKGSKMIDIDGNEYIDYVLSWGPLILGHADEDVVKAIQETAVSGTSFGAPTLIETELAKLVQERVPSMEMIRMVSSGTEATMSALRAARGYTGRNKIVKFEGCYHGHGDSLLIKAGSGVATLGLPDSPGVPESIAQNTITVPYNDDAAITAVFERFGDDIAAVIVEPVAGNMGVVPPNKGFLEHLRAVTTQYGSVLIFDEVMTGFRVGYNCAQGYYNVKPDMTCLGKVIGGGLPVGAYGGKKEIMSQIAPSGPIYQAGTLSGNPLAMAAGLATLSKLTPESYDHFHHLADLLEEGFKKAAITYNIPHRVNRAGSMIGFFFTNEKVTNYDQAKTADLTLFADVYRLMAEEGVYLPPSQFEGMFLSTAHTEGDIEKTVQAFEKVFEKLAK
- the hemB gene encoding porphobilinogen synthase; its protein translation is MMNLQFSRHRRLRHTETLRRMVKETSLHVDDFIYPIFVAEGDNIKNPIASMPGVFQFSLDHLGEELDEVVRLGIPSVILFGIPHEKDAIGSQAFHDHGIVQEAIRFAKDRHPDLMVIADTCLCEYTDHGHCGVIENGKVLNDPTLDLLARTAVAQAKAGADIIAPSNMMDGFVAAIRYGLDEAGYEHIPIMSYAVKYASAYYGPFRDAANSTPQFGDRKTYQMDPANRLEAMREAASDVEEGADFLIVKPALSYLDIVRDVKNNFVLPLVAYNVSGEYAMIKAAAANGWIDEERIVLETLTSMKRAGADLIMTYHAKDAAKWLGGAK
- a CDS encoding uroporphyrinogen-III synthase; the encoded protein is MSNSFPLANHLIIFTGTSVPQTVIQKASDLGARTVRHPLIQISPTSHAVPDFVNEHWKEYEWIIFTSGHAVRIFHAIVANRPVHAKIAVVGEKTKTKLETLGYTISFMPSTYNATTFVEEFPYTTKRVLFVKGNLASDLIPTKLPSEVDEWEIYNTTSNPAELKKFRTTIAENKSSAIIVVLGSPSAARQLQKVLPIDSTIELASIGNVTTKALREIGYHVTYQPEKFTWENILQEIVYRK